From a region of the Pectobacterium aquaticum genome:
- a CDS encoding helix-turn-helix domain-containing protein has protein sequence MNIRQQHRDIFSQRLKDARLLRGLSQKGLGIAAGIDEFVASARINRYEKGVHEANLVTASRLAEALDVPLAYFYAADDNLAKMILTFAELSAAEQTALLNSLENK, from the coding sequence ATGAATATTCGTCAGCAACATCGTGATATTTTCAGTCAACGTCTCAAAGATGCCCGATTGTTAAGGGGGCTGTCTCAGAAAGGGCTGGGTATCGCAGCCGGAATTGATGAGTTCGTAGCAAGCGCCCGAATTAACCGTTATGAGAAAGGTGTGCATGAAGCCAACCTCGTCACCGCCAGCCGTTTGGCTGAAGCACTAGATGTTCCCCTCGCCTATTTCTATGCCGCTGATGATAATCTGGCAAAAATGATTCTGACATTTGCAGAGTTATCCGCAGCAGAGCAAACGGCACTACTCAACTCGCTGGAAAACAAATAG
- a CDS encoding helix-turn-helix domain-containing protein — translation MKKDWHKADIIAALHKKSTSMAALSRSVGLSSSTLANVLTRPWPKGEWLVAGALGVHPAEIWPSRYYDTEGSLLDRKVKIRGDKT, via the coding sequence ATGAAAAAGGACTGGCACAAAGCAGATATCATTGCTGCCTTACACAAGAAGAGTACTTCAATGGCTGCGCTTTCACGTTCTGTAGGTTTGAGTTCGTCAACGCTGGCAAATGTATTAACGCGCCCTTGGCCTAAAGGCGAATGGCTAGTTGCAGGCGCACTTGGGGTACATCCCGCCGAAATATGGCCGAGTCGTTATTATGATACGGAGGGGAGTTTGCTTGATCGAAAGGTAAAGATAAGGGGCGATAAGACGTAA
- a CDS encoding helix-turn-helix domain-containing protein, whose amino-acid sequence MMTKKNYHDVFCQRLKQARLAKGLSQKKLGIAAGIDEFVASTRINRYEKGVHEASIETAQQLAKALDVPLAYFYTENDELAEMMLAFLALSPEKRAEVLALVENERNT is encoded by the coding sequence ATGATGACAAAAAAAAATTACCATGACGTTTTCTGCCAACGACTAAAACAGGCTCGCTTGGCAAAAGGCTTATCGCAGAAAAAACTCGGCATTGCTGCTGGTATCGATGAATTCGTCGCCAGCACGCGTATCAATCGCTATGAGAAAGGCGTTCATGAAGCAAGTATTGAGACGGCTCAACAGTTAGCAAAGGCGCTGGATGTGCCACTCGCCTACTTCTATACAGAGAACGATGAGTTAGCCGAAATGATGCTGGCGTTTTTGGCATTGTCACCAGAGAAAAGGGCGGAAGTTTTGGCGTTGGTGGAAAATGAAAGAAACACATGA
- a CDS encoding Fic family protein translates to MSQNTRIQQEKISILQAMLQFDEAKSLGEIEEFLFFSINKKTLQRRLKELYDDGQIVTVGEKRNTKYYANKDNSPSLHVLKPFDKDTSDNNIGTIRADEDNHPIFSKEAISQLAYLDTPSYARKKSSYQFDILDNYLPNITQYLPNQIQTTLAKMGKRFDDTLAAGTYARNISQRLLIDLSYNSSRLEGNTYSKLDTQKLIEQGLTADGKVHEETIMIMNHKEAIEFLIENAEEIIINPFTIRNIHALLSQDLLANPNACGNIRQIEVSIGKSAYFPLNNPHQLEEYFSLLLRKAEQIHDPFEQSFFLFIHLSYLQAFEDVNKRTARLSCNIPFIKHNFCPLSFIDVPQEDYFKSLLYFYETNELLPALELFKWAYTRSCEQYDVVKESIGEIDIYRIQHRAARKVAMGSIIRENLNEPLAEQYLKKYCAENNIPSADKFIAMTLSDLAQLHVGSIVGLGITENMFIKWKNS, encoded by the coding sequence ATGAGCCAAAACACTCGTATACAGCAAGAGAAAATATCAATTTTGCAAGCAATGCTTCAGTTCGATGAAGCAAAAAGCCTGGGCGAAATTGAAGAATTCCTATTTTTTTCAATAAATAAGAAAACACTACAGCGCCGACTTAAAGAGCTGTACGACGACGGACAGATCGTGACGGTAGGGGAAAAACGCAATACTAAATATTATGCAAATAAGGACAATTCACCTTCATTGCATGTCCTTAAGCCATTCGATAAGGACACTAGCGATAACAACATAGGGACAATACGGGCAGATGAGGACAATCACCCCATCTTTTCCAAAGAGGCTATCTCACAGCTCGCCTATTTAGATACACCTTCGTATGCACGTAAAAAATCCAGCTATCAATTTGATATTTTGGATAATTATTTACCCAACATCACTCAGTACCTGCCGAATCAGATACAAACGACGCTGGCGAAAATGGGGAAACGATTTGATGACACACTGGCAGCAGGGACTTATGCGAGGAATATTAGTCAACGTCTACTCATTGATTTGTCCTATAACTCTAGTCGACTAGAAGGTAATACCTACTCCAAGCTTGATACACAAAAACTCATAGAACAGGGGCTGACAGCCGATGGTAAAGTTCATGAAGAAACCATCATGATCATGAACCACAAAGAAGCGATTGAATTTTTAATTGAAAATGCCGAAGAGATAATCATTAATCCCTTCACAATCAGAAATATTCACGCCCTGCTTTCGCAAGATTTACTCGCCAATCCCAATGCATGCGGTAACATCAGGCAGATAGAAGTCTCTATTGGAAAATCGGCCTATTTTCCGCTAAACAACCCCCATCAACTCGAAGAATACTTCTCTCTATTGCTACGCAAAGCAGAACAAATCCACGACCCCTTTGAGCAAAGCTTTTTCTTATTCATTCATTTATCGTATCTACAAGCCTTTGAAGACGTAAACAAGCGAACCGCTCGATTATCCTGCAATATCCCTTTTATTAAGCACAATTTTTGTCCGTTAAGTTTTATTGATGTACCGCAAGAGGATTACTTTAAGTCACTGCTGTATTTCTATGAAACCAATGAACTCCTGCCCGCTTTAGAGCTGTTCAAATGGGCCTATACGAGATCTTGCGAACAATATGATGTAGTAAAAGAGTCGATTGGCGAAATTGATATTTATCGCATACAACATCGTGCGGCACGAAAAGTGGCGATGGGGAGCATTATCCGAGAAAACCTTAATGAACCGCTTGCAGAACAATATCTTAAGAAATATTGTGCAGAAAATAACATTCCTTCTGCCGATAAATTTATTGCCATGACACTCAGTGATTTAGCTCAACTTCATGTTGGATCAATCGTTGGACTTGGCATTACAGAAAACATGTTTATTAAGTGGAAAAATAGTTGA
- a CDS encoding type II toxin-antitoxin system Phd/YefM family antitoxin: MQKINLYEAKTNFSKIINHVSETGESYVIARNGKPVAKIVPLTLTEKTPRIGFMKGQVSAPENFNDLNKEEIIDMFNGK, translated from the coding sequence GTGCAAAAAATCAATCTCTACGAGGCAAAGACCAATTTCTCTAAAATTATCAACCATGTATCTGAAACGGGAGAATCCTATGTCATCGCCCGCAACGGTAAACCCGTAGCGAAGATCGTTCCTCTTACCCTTACCGAAAAAACGCCACGCATTGGTTTCATGAAGGGCCAAGTTTCAGCACCAGAGAATTTTAATGATTTGAATAAAGAAGAAATTATCGACATGTTTAATGGGAAATAA
- a CDS encoding type II toxin-antitoxin system VapC family toxin: MMTINKDDAPKQRSTSYLLDTHALIWLAGEPENLSSDTIAILSDDNNRFYFSSVSIQEIAIKTALNKPSFSIDAEAITKGLLSAGYLELPMQATHAYNLTRLPEMHQDPFDRILVSQAKIEGLALITNDGNIIKYCSGYISVIKCC; this comes from the coding sequence ATGATGACAATCAACAAGGACGATGCCCCAAAGCAGCGCTCTACTAGCTACTTGTTAGATACGCACGCGTTGATTTGGTTAGCAGGTGAGCCGGAAAACCTTAGCAGCGACACAATCGCCATTCTTTCCGATGACAATAACCGTTTTTACTTCTCTTCCGTCAGCATACAAGAGATAGCAATCAAAACGGCACTAAACAAGCCCAGCTTTAGTATTGATGCTGAGGCTATAACGAAAGGTTTATTATCAGCGGGTTATCTTGAGCTTCCTATGCAGGCAACTCACGCCTATAACCTCACAAGATTACCCGAAATGCACCAAGACCCGTTTGACCGAATATTAGTCTCTCAAGCGAAAATAGAAGGTCTGGCACTGATAACAAACGATGGCAATATTATTAAGTATTGCTCAGGCTATATCAGCGTGATCAAATGTTGTTAG
- a CDS encoding DUF596 domain-containing protein, with the protein MLKDEFGLWFFANAPAGVVWITPEGQESWT; encoded by the coding sequence TTGCTGAAAGACGAATTTGGCCTGTGGTTCTTCGCCAACGCGCCCGCAGGCGTCGTGTGGATTACGCCCGAGGGGCAAGAGAGTTGGACGTAA
- the lldD gene encoding FMN-dependent L-lactate dehydrogenase LldD gives MIISASTDYRAAAQRKLPPFLFHYVDGGAYGEHTLRRNTADLADIALRQRILKNVSDLSLETQLFGEKLAMPVVLAPVGLTGMYARRGEVQAARAAAQKGIPFTLSTVSVCPIEEVAPTIDRPLWFQLYVLKDRGFMRNVLERAQAAGVKTLVFTVDMPTPGARYRDAHSGMSGPNAAIRRVLQAMVHPQWAWDVGLNGKPHDLGNVSAYRGTPTTLENYIGWLAENFDSSISWQDLAWIREMWKGPMIIKGILDPEDAKEAVRFGADGIVVSNHGGRQLDGVLSTAHALPAIADAVKGEITILADSGIRTGLDVVRMIALGADGVMLGRAFVYALAAAGEAGVVNLLNLIEKEMRVAMTLTGAKSIADITTDSLVQATQRRLDGL, from the coding sequence ATGATCATCTCTGCTTCAACGGACTACCGGGCGGCGGCGCAGCGTAAGCTGCCGCCGTTTCTTTTCCACTATGTCGATGGTGGTGCGTATGGTGAGCACACGCTCAGGCGTAATACCGCCGATCTGGCGGATATCGCGCTGCGTCAGCGCATCCTGAAAAATGTCTCCGACCTGAGCCTAGAAACGCAGCTGTTCGGCGAAAAACTGGCGATGCCGGTGGTGCTGGCACCCGTTGGCCTGACCGGCATGTACGCCCGACGCGGCGAGGTTCAGGCTGCCCGTGCGGCGGCGCAGAAGGGTATTCCCTTTACGCTGTCTACCGTTTCCGTCTGCCCGATTGAGGAGGTCGCACCCACTATCGATCGGCCTCTGTGGTTCCAGCTCTACGTGTTAAAAGATCGCGGCTTTATGCGCAACGTGTTGGAACGTGCGCAAGCAGCAGGGGTGAAGACGCTGGTCTTTACCGTGGATATGCCGACGCCGGGCGCGCGCTATCGTGATGCCCATTCCGGCATGAGTGGCCCGAATGCGGCGATACGTCGCGTTTTGCAGGCGATGGTGCATCCACAGTGGGCATGGGACGTTGGCCTGAACGGTAAGCCGCACGATTTGGGGAATGTTTCCGCCTATCGCGGTACGCCGACGACGCTGGAGAACTATATCGGCTGGCTGGCCGAGAATTTCGATTCCTCTATTTCGTGGCAGGATTTGGCGTGGATCCGCGAGATGTGGAAAGGGCCGATGATCATCAAAGGCATTCTCGACCCCGAAGATGCCAAAGAGGCGGTGAGGTTTGGCGCGGACGGCATCGTGGTTTCCAATCACGGCGGTCGACAACTGGACGGCGTGCTCTCGACGGCACATGCGCTGCCCGCTATCGCCGATGCGGTGAAAGGCGAGATCACCATTCTGGCGGATTCCGGTATTCGTACCGGGCTGGACGTGGTGCGGATGATCGCGCTGGGTGCGGACGGTGTGATGCTCGGGCGCGCGTTTGTCTACGCACTCGCGGCAGCGGGCGAAGCGGGCGTGGTTAACCTGCTGAACCTGATCGAAAAAGAGATGCGTGTAGCGATGACGCTCACGGGTGCCAAATCCATTGCCGACATCACCACAGACTCACTGGTGCAGGCGACCCAGCGGCGACTGGATGGCCTGTAA
- the aldA gene encoding aldehyde dehydrogenase produces MSTTQKRMYINGEFVENSSGKWIDVVNPATEQVISQIPEGSADDAKRAIDAAEAAQPGWEALPAVERGVWLHKIADGIREREAELTDTIIAEGGKTHGLAQTEVLFTADYLDYMAEWARRYEGEIIQSDRPNENIFVFRKAIGVTTGILPWNFPFFLIARKAAPALITGNTIVIKPSEITPNNAVIFAEIIHKIGLPKGVINFVTGYGPTVGQELAANPKVGMVSLTGSVAAGIATMTAAAQNVTKVSLELGGKAPAIVMDDADLDLAVKAIVSSRVINSGQVCNCAERVYVQKGIYDEFISRIKTAMEQVTFGNTAEKKALDMGPLISAAARQRVEDKVAKAVSQGAKVLLGGQRASGTGYFYPPTLLVDVKQDMPIMHEEVFGPVLPVATFDTLEEAITMANDSEYGLTSSIYTQNINTAMKALKGLKFGETYINRENFEAMQGFHAGWRKSGVGGADGKHGLQEYLQTHVAYLQFH; encoded by the coding sequence ATGAGCACCACCCAAAAACGTATGTACATCAACGGTGAGTTTGTTGAAAACAGCAGCGGGAAGTGGATTGATGTGGTGAACCCGGCCACAGAGCAGGTTATTTCACAGATCCCGGAAGGCTCCGCTGACGATGCGAAGAGAGCGATAGACGCGGCAGAAGCCGCACAGCCGGGCTGGGAAGCGCTGCCTGCGGTTGAACGCGGCGTCTGGCTGCACAAAATTGCCGACGGTATCCGCGAGCGCGAAGCCGAACTGACCGATACCATCATTGCGGAAGGCGGCAAGACGCACGGTCTGGCGCAGACGGAAGTGCTGTTCACCGCTGACTACCTCGACTACATGGCGGAGTGGGCGCGCCGTTATGAAGGCGAAATTATTCAGAGCGACCGCCCGAATGAGAACATCTTCGTCTTCCGCAAAGCGATTGGCGTCACGACCGGTATTCTGCCGTGGAACTTCCCTTTCTTCCTGATCGCGCGCAAGGCCGCTCCGGCGCTGATCACCGGCAATACCATCGTCATCAAACCGAGCGAGATCACACCGAATAATGCGGTGATTTTCGCCGAAATCATTCACAAAATTGGCCTGCCGAAAGGCGTCATCAATTTCGTTACCGGCTATGGCCCAACGGTCGGGCAAGAGCTGGCTGCTAACCCGAAAGTCGGCATGGTCAGCCTGACTGGCAGCGTGGCGGCGGGCATTGCCACCATGACGGCGGCGGCGCAGAACGTCACGAAGGTATCGCTGGAACTGGGCGGCAAAGCGCCCGCCATCGTGATGGATGATGCCGATCTCGATCTGGCAGTGAAAGCGATTGTCAGCTCCCGCGTGATCAACAGCGGGCAGGTGTGTAACTGCGCCGAGCGCGTTTACGTGCAGAAAGGCATTTACGACGAGTTTATCTCCCGAATTAAAACTGCGATGGAGCAGGTGACCTTCGGCAACACGGCGGAGAAAAAAGCGCTGGATATGGGGCCGTTGATCAGCGCGGCGGCGCGACAGCGTGTAGAAGACAAAGTGGCGAAAGCGGTATCACAGGGTGCGAAAGTGTTGCTCGGCGGCCAGCGCGCAAGCGGTACAGGCTATTTCTACCCGCCTACGCTGCTGGTGGATGTGAAACAAGACATGCCGATCATGCACGAAGAAGTGTTTGGTCCGGTGCTGCCCGTCGCGACTTTCGACACATTGGAAGAGGCGATTACGATGGCGAACGACAGCGAATATGGCCTGACGTCGTCGATCTATACGCAAAACATCAACACCGCGATGAAGGCGCTTAAAGGGCTGAAGTTCGGTGAAACCTACATCAACCGTGAAAACTTCGAGGCGATGCAGGGCTTCCATGCGGGCTGGCGTAAATCCGGTGTGGGTGGGGCGGACGGTAAGCATGGCTTGCAGGAATATCTGCAAACGCATGTCGCGTACCTTCAATTTCACTAA
- a CDS encoding lysozyme inhibitor LprI family protein: MRYLSLAVSSLLFFFTSSVWAMDCSKASTDTEKMICASSRLQQLDTVLNKAYQGYVKKEDKAQARQEQRAWLAERDRCKDDVCLGNEMVSRIQALSGSENISLITQASGQWDFVLSVARCTLDPSYSTCEGPGTLDIFKKGRGDLFQRITMENLFIELNNKGEVTANLVEVYGENNSGLVIDDANFDYHADIMLRNGNSGAYGGPSYNVYLFDVEKQQFTQNVPLTELASSNLGLFEIDEKSKTITTFTKSGCCWHQWSTYQIANNKPVLIVETTEAYSEEKQAMVATTRELVGGKWQVKEEIVKVDEQ; the protein is encoded by the coding sequence ATGCGTTATTTATCTCTGGCCGTTTCATCCCTGCTGTTTTTCTTCACCTCGTCCGTCTGGGCGATGGATTGCAGCAAGGCCAGTACAGACACCGAGAAAATGATTTGTGCCAGCAGCCGTTTACAGCAGCTTGATACGGTATTAAACAAGGCCTATCAGGGTTATGTGAAAAAGGAAGACAAAGCGCAAGCGCGTCAGGAACAGCGCGCGTGGCTGGCCGAGCGTGACCGCTGTAAGGATGACGTTTGCCTAGGGAATGAGATGGTTTCCCGTATTCAGGCGCTGTCCGGTAGTGAAAATATCTCCCTGATTACTCAGGCATCAGGCCAGTGGGACTTCGTTCTCAGCGTGGCGAGGTGCACTCTCGACCCTTCTTACTCAACCTGCGAAGGCCCCGGCACGCTGGATATCTTTAAGAAAGGGCGTGGTGACCTGTTCCAACGTATCACGATGGAAAACCTGTTCATCGAGCTGAACAATAAGGGTGAAGTCACCGCGAATCTGGTCGAGGTCTACGGTGAGAACAACAGCGGGCTGGTGATTGATGACGCTAACTTCGATTACCACGCGGATATCATGCTGCGTAATGGCAATAGCGGTGCTTACGGCGGGCCGTCTTACAACGTCTACCTGTTTGATGTGGAAAAGCAGCAGTTTACTCAGAATGTGCCGCTGACCGAGTTAGCCAGCTCCAACCTCGGCCTGTTCGAGATTGATGAGAAAAGTAAGACTATCACGACGTTTACCAAAAGCGGCTGCTGCTGGCACCAATGGTCTACCTATCAGATAGCCAATAATAAGCCTGTCCTGATTGTCGAAACCACGGAAGCCTACTCCGAAGAGAAACAGGCGATGGTCGCCACCACCCGCGAGCTGGTGGGCGGCAAGTGGCAGGTGAAGGAAGAGATAGTAAAAGTCGACGAACAGTAA
- a CDS encoding rhodanese-like domain-containing protein, translated as MSYVTDYPFAASDIALSHFSRRLSVETDCADVAGSLSDTQQDFVLLHVVGSTKHFSARHIPGAIHLPHREITPERMAEWPDDTRFVVYCAGPHCNGADQAALKLAQLGRPVKIMIGGITGWEDEGFAFA; from the coding sequence ATGAGTTATGTGACTGACTATCCCTTTGCTGCTTCTGATATCGCCTTATCCCATTTTTCACGGCGTCTGTCTGTGGAAACAGACTGTGCGGATGTGGCGGGCTCGCTCTCTGACACCCAGCAGGACTTCGTGTTATTGCATGTAGTGGGGTCGACGAAGCACTTTAGCGCGCGCCATATACCGGGAGCGATTCATCTTCCGCACCGTGAAATCACACCTGAGCGTATGGCCGAGTGGCCCGATGACACACGGTTTGTCGTCTATTGCGCGGGACCACACTGCAATGGCGCAGATCAGGCGGCATTAAAGCTGGCACAACTCGGTCGCCCGGTAAAAATTATGATAGGGGGAATCACGGGATGGGAAGATGAGGGCTTTGCCTTCGCCTGA
- a CDS encoding LuxR family transcriptional regulator — protein sequence MSPLFTDSEIISRVIKKHFNKNLDHYDGIKFSFMVLNKKNPSQMIIISSYPDEWVDLYKENKYQHIDPVVLASFNKISPFSWDKSLVINTRLQLAKIFDLSKKYNIINGYTFVLHDHGDNLAMLSIIVDSSYPDDVDVFIEEKKDTFQMLLIDAYEKIISLCRDMVENKKQPDNKEIFSQRENEILYWASMGKTYLEVAIILGIKTSTVKFHIGNVVKKLGVLNAKHAIRLGVELQLIKPVQ from the coding sequence ATGTCGCCATTATTCACCGATAGTGAAATAATAAGCAGGGTAATCAAAAAACACTTCAATAAAAATTTGGATCATTATGATGGAATAAAATTCTCATTTATGGTTCTCAATAAGAAAAACCCTTCTCAGATGATCATCATTTCCAGTTATCCCGATGAATGGGTTGACCTCTATAAGGAGAACAAATACCAGCACATTGATCCTGTGGTCCTTGCTTCATTTAATAAAATATCGCCCTTCTCTTGGGATAAAAGCCTGGTTATTAATACGCGATTACAGCTTGCCAAAATATTCGACCTCTCTAAAAAATATAATATCATTAACGGATACACCTTTGTCCTTCACGATCATGGCGACAATCTGGCCATGCTATCTATTATTGTAGACAGTTCGTATCCAGATGATGTTGATGTATTTATTGAAGAAAAAAAAGACACCTTTCAGATGCTATTAATTGATGCATATGAGAAAATCATCTCACTTTGCAGAGATATGGTTGAAAACAAAAAACAACCAGATAATAAAGAAATATTCTCTCAGCGAGAAAATGAAATTCTTTACTGGGCCAGTATGGGTAAAACCTATCTGGAAGTGGCTATTATTCTCGGTATCAAAACCAGCACGGTAAAATTCCATATTGGCAACGTTGTGAAAAAACTTGGGGTTCTTAACGCCAAGCATGCCATCAGGCTCGGCGTTGAGTTACAGCTTATCAAGCCAGTGCAATAG
- the carI gene encoding acyl-homoserine-lactone synthase CarI — MLEIFDVNHTLLSEKKSEELFTLRKETFKDRLNWAVQCTDGMEFDQYDNNNTTYLFGIKDNTVICSLRFIETKYPNMITGTFFPYFKEINIPDGNYLESSRFFVDKSRAKDILGNEYPISSMLFLSMINYSRDKGYDGIYTIVSHPMLTILKRSGWGIRVVEQGLSEKEERVYLVFLPVDDENQEALARRINRSGTFMSNELKQWPLRVPGAIALA; from the coding sequence ATGTTAGAGATATTTGATGTAAATCACACCTTGTTGTCAGAAAAGAAATCAGAAGAGCTATTTACCCTCAGAAAAGAGACGTTTAAAGATCGACTGAATTGGGCCGTGCAATGTACTGATGGAATGGAATTTGATCAGTATGATAATAATAACACGACTTATCTTTTTGGCATAAAAGATAACACCGTTATCTGTAGTTTGAGGTTTATCGAAACAAAATACCCTAATATGATTACTGGAACATTTTTCCCTTACTTTAAGGAGATTAATATTCCTGATGGAAATTATCTTGAATCGAGTCGGTTCTTTGTCGATAAATCACGAGCGAAAGATATTCTCGGTAATGAATATCCAATTAGTTCGATGTTGTTTCTTTCGATGATTAATTATTCAAGGGATAAAGGTTATGATGGAATATATACAATAGTGAGTCACCCTATGCTGACGATATTAAAACGATCTGGCTGGGGAATTCGCGTGGTCGAACAAGGTTTGTCAGAAAAGGAAGAAAGAGTATATTTAGTTTTCCTTCCCGTTGATGATGAGAATCAGGAAGCGTTGGCTCGTCGTATTAACCGCAGTGGGACATTCATGAGCAATGAATTGAAGCAGTGGCCTCTGCGAGTTCCGGGTGCTATTGCACTGGCTTGA
- the argG gene encoding argininosuccinate synthase, with protein sequence MTTILKHLPVGQRIGIAFSGGLDTSAALLWMRQKGAVPYAYTANLGQPDEDDYEEIPRRAMEYGAENARLIDCRKQLVAEGIAAIQCGAFHNTTAGVTYFNTTPLGRAVTGTMLVAAMKEDGVNIWGDGSTYKGNDIERFYRYGLLTNAELKIYKPWLDTDFIDELGGRQEMSEFMSQAGFGYKMSAEKAYSTDSNILGATHEAKDLEFLNSSVKIVNPIMGVKFWDENVNVPAEEVTIRFERGHPVALNGKTFADDVELMLEANRIGGRHGLGMSDQIENRIIEAKSRGIYEAPGMALLHIAYERLVTGIHNEDTIEQYHANGRQLGRFLYQGRWFDSQALMLRDSSQRWIASAITGEVTLELRRGNDYSIMNTVSDNLTYKPERLTMEKGDSVFSPDDRIGQLTMRNLDITDTREKLFNYAATGLLSSSASTGLPQVGQLQDKTEK encoded by the coding sequence ATGACAACGATTCTCAAGCATCTTCCGGTTGGTCAGCGTATTGGTATTGCGTTCTCGGGTGGTCTGGATACCAGCGCTGCACTGCTTTGGATGCGTCAAAAAGGCGCAGTTCCTTATGCATATACCGCGAACCTGGGGCAGCCAGACGAGGATGACTACGAGGAAATCCCACGTCGGGCTATGGAATACGGCGCAGAAAATGCTCGCCTGATCGATTGCCGTAAGCAACTGGTTGCTGAAGGTATTGCTGCGATTCAGTGTGGCGCATTCCACAACACGACGGCGGGCGTGACCTATTTCAACACCACGCCGCTGGGCCGTGCGGTTACCGGTACTATGCTGGTTGCTGCAATGAAAGAAGACGGCGTAAACATCTGGGGTGACGGCAGCACCTATAAAGGCAACGATATTGAGCGTTTCTATCGTTACGGCCTGCTGACCAATGCTGAACTGAAGATTTATAAGCCGTGGTTGGATACCGATTTCATTGATGAGCTGGGCGGCCGCCAGGAGATGTCCGAATTTATGTCACAGGCAGGGTTCGGCTATAAAATGTCAGCTGAGAAAGCCTATTCCACCGATTCCAACATTCTGGGTGCGACGCATGAGGCGAAGGATCTGGAATTCCTGAATTCCAGCGTCAAAATCGTTAACCCGATTATGGGCGTGAAGTTCTGGGACGAGAACGTCAACGTGCCTGCAGAAGAAGTGACCATTCGTTTTGAACGCGGCCACCCAGTGGCGCTGAACGGCAAGACCTTTGCCGATGATGTTGAACTGATGCTGGAAGCGAATCGCATCGGTGGTCGTCACGGCTTGGGCATGAGCGATCAGATCGAAAACCGTATCATTGAAGCGAAAAGCCGCGGCATCTATGAAGCGCCGGGAATGGCACTGCTGCACATTGCCTATGAGCGTCTGGTTACCGGTATCCACAACGAAGACACCATCGAGCAATACCACGCTAATGGCCGTCAACTGGGTCGTTTCCTGTATCAGGGACGCTGGTTCGATTCTCAGGCACTGATGCTGCGTGATTCTTCTCAGCGTTGGATCGCCAGCGCCATCACCGGCGAAGTGACGCTGGAACTGCGTCGTGGCAATGATTACTCCATCATGAACACCGTGTCTGATAATCTGACCTATAAACCAGAACGTCTGACCATGGAGAAAGGCGACTCGGTCTTCTCGCCAGATGACCGTATCGGCCAACTGACCATGCGCAATCTGGATATTACCGACACGCGTGAAAAACTGTTTAACTATGCTGCAACAGGCTTGCTCTCTTCCTCCGCCAGCACGGGTCTGCCGCAGGTGGGGCAACTGCAGGATAAAACAGAGAAATAA
- a CDS encoding DJ-1/PfpI family protein, giving the protein MSKKVAVLLAPGFEEAEAIMVIDVLHRMKIEVTMLSCYDRLELHSYHNIRMFADALLERNQDTLFDAVIIPGGPQGTVNLAANPMVVEFIRRHDDAGKLICPLCSAAARVLGGNKLLKGRRYVCSGNLWQDVTDGIYVDEKVVEDGNLISGKGLGVTFDFAFTIASRLTGDKENANFQVEHIDYDYWRVPA; this is encoded by the coding sequence ATGTCTAAGAAAGTCGCCGTTCTGCTGGCCCCTGGGTTTGAAGAAGCAGAAGCGATTATGGTGATCGATGTACTGCACCGTATGAAGATAGAAGTCACCATGCTGTCATGCTATGACAGACTGGAGCTACACAGTTATCACAATATTCGCATGTTTGCCGATGCTCTGCTGGAAAGAAACCAGGACACGCTGTTTGATGCTGTAATCATACCTGGCGGCCCACAGGGAACGGTAAATCTGGCCGCAAACCCGATGGTCGTCGAGTTTATCCGTCGCCACGATGACGCGGGAAAACTGATTTGCCCACTGTGCTCCGCAGCCGCGCGCGTGCTGGGTGGTAACAAACTGCTGAAAGGCCGCCGCTACGTTTGCTCTGGGAATTTATGGCAGGACGTGACCGATGGTATTTATGTTGATGAGAAAGTCGTGGAAGACGGCAATCTGATCAGCGGCAAGGGGCTGGGGGTCACATTCGACTTTGCCTTTACCATCGCCAGCCGTCTGACTGGTGACAAAGAAAACGCCAACTTCCAGGTTGAGCACATCGATTACGATTACTGGCGCGTGCCAGCGTAA